The following DNA comes from Winogradskyella sp. PG-2.
AAGTTACGCAACATCTTTTTGATTATAATAGAATTGTAACGCACCAGATGGGCATTTATTAACTTGATTAATAATAGCTTCGGTTTGTGCTCCTTCTAAATCTATCCAGGGAATCACAGAATTTCTAAATACATCTGAAAGTTGTTTTGCACAAATACCAGCATTTGCACAACAGCGAGGTTGGTAGGTTACAGTAATTTCTTCATTACTGAAAACGTTTGAGTTAATATCCATAATAAGTAGATTATTTGGGGTTAATCTTGGGTTCAATTTATAAATTGAAATTTAATAACGATTAAAATATCGATAAAATACTTAAAATATCGATAAAATGATGATTTTTATAATGATAATCGATGAAATGCATAGTAAATCAGTTATAATGGAAGTCTAATAATGTTACGAAAAAACAACTTTTTAATATTATTATTTTATAATTATAAATTCACATCTTCTATTTACCGCATGTTCACTTTCTGTACAATTATCATTACAATTAACTAATAATTGACTTTCCCCATAACCAATAGCTAGTAATCTCGAATTTTTAATTCCATTTGATATAATATATTCATACGCAGCTTTAGCTCGATTTTCTGATAAAACTATATTGTAATTTTCATCACTCCTGGTATCAGTATGTGCACCAAGTTCAACTTCCATTCTTGGGTATTTCTTCATCAAATTTATTAATACGTCTAGCGTGTTTTCAGCTTGTGGTTTAATATCCCATTTATCTAAATCAAAGTATATGTTTTCTAATTCTATATATACGTAACCATCTTCTTTTTCTACTACAATATCCTCAGCATCATCATAAGATTCAATCTCTAACTCAATATTTAACTCAATACGACCAGAGTCGTCCGTGTCAAATGAAACTTCTTTTGGAATATATAGTGGTTTAAAACCTTCTAAAAAATATTTAGAATTGGGTATTGTGCGGAATTTGTAACGACCATCTATACCAACCTTAACTGAGTCAATTGGTTTGCGTAATTCATCGAATAGAGTTACCAAAGTGTTTGGTAAAATTTCTTCAGAGTTAATATCTCTGACTGTCCCTTCAACTATAAAAGTTCTATCGTTTTCCTCTCTTTTATATAAGTAAATATTATCACTTCCATCTCTATTAGAAGAAAGATACCCTTTATTTGTATTAGCATCAACTATAAATGAAAAATCATCTAGCTCAGTATTTAAACTCGAACCTAAATTTAGAGGAGTGGACCAGCCCTTATCTAATGTTTCGCTCATAAATATATCTAATCCTCCTAAACCTTGATGACCTTCAGAAGTAAAATATAAGGTACTATCTAAAGGGCTTAAATAAGGAAATTGATCTCTGTAAGGGGTATTAATTACTGGTCCTAAGTTTACAGGTTCGCCAAACGTATCTTCTACTATATCGACATAATAGATATCAAAAGAGCCATAACCACCAGGCATATCACTTGAAAAATAGAGTCTTTTATTGGCAGTGTCTATCGTTGGATGTTGAGAAGAATATATATTGCTAGAGAATGGTAAAAGTTCTACATCTTGCCACTCGTTATTCTTTAATTGGGCTTTATACAATTGTACTGTAGCTATTTTTTGATCACCAACTTCATAACGTTTTTCATTTGTTCTTGAAAAATATATGGTTTTTCCATCTGATGAAAAAACGGCATTACTTTCATGTTGTTTTGTATTTATAGTTTTTGGTAAAATTTCAACACCTATTAAATCACCTTCTTTAGTAATTTGTCCTTTATATAAATCTAAATAAGGTTGTCCATTCCATGAATAAAGATTCTTGCTTTCTGCTCTGACTGAAGAAAATGTAATTGAATCTCCAAAAAAGCCAACCCCAAAATCACCAGATATACTTCCTGATTTAATTTTCTTGACATCATAAATATATGGCACACCATCTTCTAAAATTTCAATAAATTTTTCGGTATTTAAAGACTCATTTTTTAAAAGCCCCATGATAGAATCAGCTAACTTAGCATTCTTTGATCCATATAAGCTTTGAGCAAGTTTAAATCTTATTTGATCTGTAAATAGAGTATCATTAGTATTTGCTACTTTTAAATATGAGTTACTAGCTTGTTTCATTAAACCATTAAAGTAGTAGCAATCACCTAATTTAATTTTAATATCGTTAGATTGAGGTAACTGTTTATATAGCTCAGCAGCCTTTACATAAGAGCGTTGCATAAATAATTTATTGGCCTTTTTCAGTTTAGAATTTTGGCTTGTAATTATTTGTGTTGAAACAATAAAAAACAAAAATAAAATCTTATGATACATTTCAAATAATTTAAAAGAATCTTGGTGACTTATCATAACCATTTCCTTTTTTTGATAAATCGAATAAAAACATGATTTCGTGTGTTCCTGAATTAAATCTACCTAAGTTAGAAACCGTATAGTCATAAGCATATCCAATTCTTAATGATTCAGCTACTCTTATGTTAAATAGTCCGCTAATGCCATCATCAATTCGATAACCAATACCTAATTCAAATTTTTGATTATATAATGCATTAGTTGTAATATCTATACTCAAAGGCGCTCCTGAAACTGCCTTAGTCATAAAAGCAGGTTTTAGTTTTATTTTTTCGTTTATATCAAAAACGTAACCACCCGTTGCAAAAAAATGTGTTTCTTCTGATCCTTCAATTACAATTCCACTGCCTTCTTCTAAGTGTTTTGATTTTAAAAGATTAGGTGCAGAAATCCCTAAATAAAATTTATCGGAAAAATAATAAGCACCACCACCAAAATTTGGAAACACACGATTTATATTTTCTGCAAACGCAGGATCTGGTAAAGGGTCTGAATAAACAAAACCATTAAAATCCGTAGAATAGAATGAAAGACCAGCCTTAATTCCTAGAGATAATTTAGTGTTCTCAGAAACTGGAAATACATAAGCCGCATCAAAAAATATATTTGTGTCTTTTACAACGTCACCAATTTGATCGTGTACGATAGAAATACCACCCTCTATATTTCCAAATTTACTATGAGCAAAAAATGATCCAGTTGTAGGCGATCCTACAGCTCCCACCCATTGAGATCTGTATATGAGTCCAAAGTTAATAATGTCATTATCATCTGTAGCATATGCAGGATTAATAACATTCATATTATACATGTACTGTGTATATTGGGCATCTTGCTGACCAAAGGAAAATATAACCTTAAAAAAGATTATAAATGATATTATAATATTGAATTTACTTTTCATTATCTACTTAAATACACACGTCCTTGTTTTGGGTCTTTAACACCGTCTTTGAATTCTAGAATATAGAAATATATTCCAACTGGAAGTTTGCTATTTCCAAATCTATTTACTGAGGTTCCATCCCATTCAGGTGAATTAATGTTTCCTTCATATAATTTATTGCCATTTCTATTAAAAATCGTCAATTTAAAATTTGGAAATAAAGTATCTAGATTAACTATATGGAACGTATCGTTAATTGAGTCACCATTTGGGGAGAACCCATCAGGTATAATAAGTTCATCATTGCAATCTTCAATTGAAACAGTAACTTCTAATCTAATTTCACTAATACATCCATTACTATTGATTAGAGATGCATAATACGTTTCTCCATCTACTAAATCAGTGTCAATCGGTAAAGGGGTACTAGAATTTACTGAGTCAAACCATTGGATACCTGTAGTATCTATAAGATTATTTGTTAAATCGTTTAAAGTAGGCGTGTCATCTATACAAAATGTGTTGCCGTCTGCAATAATTTGAGGTTCAGTGCTCTCAAATATTTCGAAGTTAATAGAATTAATACCTGCAAGATTAGCAGGACATAGACTATTAGCATTTAAAAATGAAATAATACTAAATGTATGCACTCCAGTCTCAGTAAAAAGATTAGCAGGAATGATTATTGTAATTTCACCATTACTAATAGATTCTGTAACCGTATTGGAAAATGAACTACCAGAACTAGTTATTTCAAATGTTATAGTGTAGCTGTCGTCAACTAAAGAAGAAATATTAAATAATAAAACTGAAACATCACGACCAACACATACATTAGGTATTTCTATTTCTAAACCAGATAGATCAGGATTGTCTGTAAAACTTAATATAATTTCTGAAGCATCTTCAGGTCCACAATTATTTGCATTAACGGTATAGGTGTAAGTTCCAGCTGGATCAATAGTAGGATCAAATACTCCAGTACCACTATTCAGAGCAGGTGACCATGTGCCTCCAGTGTCAGGTGTACCACCAAGGCTATTAAATAGATCCACAGTATTGGTATCATCCTGACAAATATTGAGCACACCATTGCTACCTGCATTAGGTGGATTAACATTAGTTATAGTTACTGTCGCAGAATTATCAGGACATGAGTTAGTATTATCAGTCACAGTATAGGTATAAGTTCCTATAGGATCAACAGTAGGATCAAAGATTCCTGTTCCACTATTCAGAGCAGGTGACCATGTGCCACCAGATTCAGGAGTGCCACCAAGACTATTAAATAGATCAATTATATTAGTATCACCAACGCATAAATCCACTGTGGCATCGGTACCAGCATCAGGAGGTGGTAATAACGATATAGTAACATTAGCAGAAGCGTCAGGGCATGTATTATTAGGATCATTTACAGTATAAGTATAAGTTCCTATAGGATCAACAATAGGATCAAATATTCCAGTACCACTATTAAGAGCAGGTGACCATGTGCCTCCAGTGTCAGGAGTACCACCAAGGTTATTAAATAGATCTACGATATTGGTATCGTCTTGACAAATACCGAGAGTACCATTGCTACCTGCATTAGGTGGATTAATATTAGTTATAGTTACTGTCGCAGAATTATCAGGACATGAGTTAGTATTATCAGTCACAGTATAGGTATAAGTTCCTAGAGGATCAACAGTAGGATCAAAGATTCCTGTTCCACTATTAAGTGCTGGTGACCATGTTCCACCAGATTCAGGAGTACCACCAAGACTGTTAAATAGATCAATTATATTAGTATCACCAACGCATAAATCCACTGTGGCA
Coding sequences within:
- a CDS encoding (4Fe-4S)-binding protein, which translates into the protein MDINSNVFSNEEITVTYQPRCCANAGICAKQLSDVFRNSVIPWIDLEGAQTEAIINQVNKCPSGALQFYYNQKDVA
- a CDS encoding OmpA family protein, with protein sequence MYHKILFLFFIVSTQIITSQNSKLKKANKLFMQRSYVKAAELYKQLPQSNDIKIKLGDCYYFNGLMKQASNSYLKVANTNDTLFTDQIRFKLAQSLYGSKNAKLADSIMGLLKNESLNTEKFIEILEDGVPYIYDVKKIKSGSISGDFGVGFFGDSITFSSVRAESKNLYSWNGQPYLDLYKGQITKEGDLIGVEILPKTINTKQHESNAVFSSDGKTIYFSRTNEKRYEVGDQKIATVQLYKAQLKNNEWQDVELLPFSSNIYSSQHPTIDTANKRLYFSSDMPGGYGSFDIYYVDIVEDTFGEPVNLGPVINTPYRDQFPYLSPLDSTLYFTSEGHQGLGGLDIFMSETLDKGWSTPLNLGSSLNTELDDFSFIVDANTNKGYLSSNRDGSDNIYLYKREENDRTFIVEGTVRDINSEEILPNTLVTLFDELRKPIDSVKVGIDGRYKFRTIPNSKYFLEGFKPLYIPKEVSFDTDDSGRIELNIELEIESYDDAEDIVVEKEDGYVYIELENIYFDLDKWDIKPQAENTLDVLINLMKKYPRMEVELGAHTDTRSDENYNIVLSENRAKAAYEYIISNGIKNSRLLAIGYGESQLLVNCNDNCTESEHAVNRRCEFIIIK
- a CDS encoding type IX secretion system membrane protein PorP/SprF, with product MKSKFNIIISFIIFFKVIFSFGQQDAQYTQYMYNMNVINPAYATDDNDIINFGLIYRSQWVGAVGSPTTGSFFAHSKFGNIEGGISIVHDQIGDVVKDTNIFFDAAYVFPVSENTKLSLGIKAGLSFYSTDFNGFVYSDPLPDPAFAENINRVFPNFGGGAYYFSDKFYLGISAPNLLKSKHLEEGSGIVIEGSEETHFFATGGYVFDINEKIKLKPAFMTKAVSGAPLSIDITTNALYNQKFELGIGYRIDDGISGLFNIRVAESLRIGYAYDYTVSNLGRFNSGTHEIMFLFDLSKKGNGYDKSPRFF
- a CDS encoding gliding motility-associated C-terminal domain-containing protein; protein product: MNNPKSSKAIIIFICFLSSLFGWTQCPTVDDNSQSFCDLESLFISDLQASDQGAGIGWFDSSTSTTPLANNISLIDGQSYFLDNASGDCGSRIEVTVEIIGPPTGLSFQGVCVEDPSEATIADLEAIGNDVNWYIDPSGGIALDVTEIILDNTIYYADQSNSETGCRTSRLAVLVNIGLVPPPTGNNIQEFCATPDNIPTVSDLVASGTNLWYPSFSSASPFDEDTPLVNGETYYATVIDLPCESSNRLEVLVEFLIQPSAGMDATLDLCAGDTNIIDLFSILGGTPESGGTWTPSLNSGTGIFDPTIDTIGAYTYIVTSNNPICPDASATVTIANINPPNAGSNGNLNICQDDTNIVDLFNILGGTPDTVGTWSPALNSGTGIFDPTVDPIGTYTYTVNDPNNTCPDASANVTISLLPPPDAGTDATVDLCVGDTNIIDLFNSLGGTPESGGTWSPALNSGTGIFDPTVDPLGTYTYTVTDNTNSCPDNSATVTITNINPPNAGSNGTLGICQDDTNIVDLFNNLGGTPDTGGTWSPALNSGTGIFDPIVDPIGTYTYTVNDPNNTCPDASANVTISLLPPPDAGTDATVDLCVGDTNIIDLFNSLGGTPESGGTWSPALNSGTGIFDPTVDPIGTYTYTVTDNTNSCPDNSATVTITNVNPPNAGSNGVLNICQDDTNTVDLFNSLGGTPDTGGTWSPALNSGTGVFDPTIDPAGTYTYTVNANNCGPEDASEIILSFTDNPDLSGLEIEIPNVCVGRDVSVLLFNISSLVDDSYTITFEITSSGSSFSNTVTESISNGEITIIIPANLFTETGVHTFSIISFLNANSLCPANLAGINSINFEIFESTEPQIIADGNTFCIDDTPTLNDLTNNLIDTTGIQWFDSVNSSTPLPIDTDLVDGETYYASLINSNGCISEIRLEVTVSIEDCNDELIIPDGFSPNGDSINDTFHIVNLDTLFPNFKLTIFNRNGNKLYEGNINSPEWDGTSVNRFGNSKLPVGIYFYILEFKDGVKDPKQGRVYLSR